The Salmo salar chromosome ssa04, Ssal_v3.1, whole genome shotgun sequence genomic sequence gtagctgacatTATGTAGGTAGCTAGATTGTGTGTACGAAGCAGTTTGTCAACAAATACAATGTATATAGCCTAAACATTGCTAATGCTGGTTTGattaaatatgtcaatcattgATGATTGGAGGGTCACCTACAGGCTACCGTTTCGAATTTAAATGAAGTATTAACCAGCTGAGCGTATGGAATATAACAAAAATGTGTCCCCTTATCTCTCTCCAGTTCTCAACCAGAGTGCTGAAGGAGACAACTGTTATGTACAGCCCCAAAGAACTGGAGGGTGAGGTGGATCACTCGTTTTTCGACAGCGACGCTGATTGTGACAGCATCAGCAAAGAGCAAGGGAAGAGTGAAAGAAAGCGTGAAATAAGCTCTGAGGCTAGAAAGAAGCCAGACATCCAGCCAGAGTCTCCACAGACAGAGCGGCGTAGTGGTACAGAGAGGTCCGGTGGTGGTACTAGGGACCCTAGTCCTGCAGGAGTAATATTTCAACCGAGGACAGAGGAGAAGGGTCATGGCTTTGAGGCCGAAGACAGGAGGAGCAGGTCTTCTAGCATATCGTCCAATAAATCAGAGGTAGGCATGCTAATAGTGAGGCTATTTGGTGAATGTTCTGTAAGAAAGGCATGAACAAGGATAGTCTGATGAAAATAACCACTGTCATCTTTTACCCTTTCCCTTGTGACATTTCCTGACCCCTTTACCCAGGTCAAGGTAAAGTCACAAGGAAAGGGCAACAAGGCTTTATTATAAATTCAGAATGCACCCTATCTGTAATCGATTTACAGTGCACATGCAGGCATAACAGCATGCAGGCGTATTAACTTGTACTAGGCAAGTTGCGGGGCTCCCgaggggcgcagcggtctaaggcactgcatctcagtgctagaggtgtcactacagaccctggttcgattccaggctgtatcacaaccagccgtgattgggagtcccatagggctgcccacaattggcccagcgtcatccggttagggtttggccgagaTAGGccgtattgtaaataagaatttgttcttaactgatttgcctagttaaataaaggttaaataaaaaatgaaaaagccTGTGGCTTCATCATTCTACTTTACGCCACAAGGTGGCATTATGCCACTCAATACAACTGCCCAGGCTTGGGGTACATTGGAATTGAGGCCTAATCAAAATCAATGTCAAGGAAGCATAATTATTTGAAATAAAGATATGATTTAATCCTAAAAATGTCCATTAGAATTCCAATTGTTtttatacaatacagtacagattTAAAACAAACAGTAGTCAAATCAAATGCAATCCTCATCATTCATGTTCTTAGTGATAATCATTTCAATAACATGTCCATCAAAAGCTTGAGAACTGTTCCATGACCAGGGAGCTGAGTAAAACAAATATGTCTAACCATGGTCTGTTGTAATATTTGTAGTAGTTGTAAACTATGTTCACTTACCTGTCTAGTCGGAGGTGAAGAACGGCAGCGGTGCAGAGGAGGTATCTAGCATCCACTCCAAGAGCTCCAGCGATATCCGCACGGCGTCATCGGCAGAGGAGCAGGAAGAAGGCgccgatgatgatgaagatggctATCATCAGAGCCAAGATGAAAGCGAGGAAGAGTCAGGGAGGCCACTGGGTCAAAGGTTAAAAGATTTTATGATTTATTTTCCTGATTAGATAGGAATCCCATATTTCCTTCTCAAAATTTAAATCAGGCATACAATTTCTTATCTTcgtgtatttattattttatgtatttattatttataaGTGACTATTGAGATTATAAATGTCTTTCCCAAAGGAGGCCTGGCCAAGATAGCAGCAAAAAAGCATGTAACATTATGCAggagtgtcaaactcattttgtgGAGGGCAGTGTCTGCTAGATTTTGTTATTTCCTTTCAATTTGTGTCCAATTAAGACCtaaacaaccaggtgaggggagttcctaactaatcagtgaccttaattcaatGAGTCCCACTGTAATGCTGGTGCATTTTGGACTTATAACCCATTTTAAACATTTTTGTTTGAGCTAAAGACTTCTGAGTTGGACCATTGGATGTGTTTATTTCATCTGCATCCGTAGATACCAatactgaatcagagaggtgcgggtggctgccttaattgacatccacatcattggcgcccggggagcagttgttgttgggggttaactgccttgctcattagtctgtgattaacgggggctgagctagagcagtgtttgtgagacaagggtAGATCCTCAAGGAGCCCGGGCCGGGTCTTacaaaaacgtctgtagagtCCTAATGGTTTGAGTTACAAACTATTAAAAGATATCTActctgagactctcacgaacatgcaCTTGTAACATGTTTTGCTTTATGATGTTCACAAGTTACATGAGTTGTtaggtaaggggttcttctacatagaagatcataggaaatcccaggacatagtgtctataatactgtaataaggtcacatagttgctgtcacaaactccacacagttgtcactgactagttggatattaaTTTGCTTCTGAgacttattatatatattttttgacatttgtcaataaaactTGTGAATGCAACTCTTTAtttcaaattgttttgtgttctacttgtagccctggttgtcctaCAATGGTAAAACACTTCATTGTGGGGCTAATTATAGGGGCCGGACATGCAGATATATGAAAGTTGGATAAATGCAAAGACAATTTTAGATGGGGCCTCAGGACTGATAGGGTTAAttgatcaatcaagtacaagggagaagtgaaaacctgcagacacttgcCATCCGTGGAATGATTTTGACACCTGTGCATTACAGACATCAAATCAACAGTATAGTGTTCCAATATGCAGGCAAAGCATTTGCATCCTCTGTTTACCAGGTTGTGTTCTTATCTAGACTGTGCCATGTCATTCAGTTGGATGGGTAAGCCTTTGTTTCGTGACTTTATATTTTGTTAACCCAAGGTTGATACCCGGACCTAATGGGACACAACACGGCATTCCCAAGAAGCCTGTCAGGAAGCTCCGCCACAGGAGCTTGTCCCCGTCTTCCACTTCATCTGAGTCGGAGACGGATGAGAGCTACAGCAGTGGGGAGAGCTGCTCCTCCGAGCCCTCTCACTCTGTGGACATGGTAGGATTACAACTTGTTCTTGTCTAACTGGCTTAGGCTAGTCATTCTCAATCCTGCTCCTGGAGAGAGCTGCCGTAATGCCCGGCTTTGTACACATACCCAATGGTTACTTCAAGGAAGGGAGGAAAGAAGGATGCATTTTAAGAGTATTCGCACAGGGTCCAGCTATTTGTCCCAGCTCAGCAGTAGAACACCTGGGTTGAATTCACTACGAACCAAACGGGCTGAAATGGGGAGGGACCTAATAAGAAACACTCGTTTTTTGTAGCAAAATGTTTCGCTACGGTTTGCACTAATGAAGATGAGGAAGGTAAGGGGGTCTTCTATATAGAATATCAtagaaatcccaggacatagtgtctataatactataataagctcacatagttgctgtcacaaactccacacagttgtAACTGACTAGTTGGACATTCATTTGCCACTGAgccttattttttttttcaaaatctgttgattagttgaatcaggtgtgatgGCGCTAAGCTGGGACAAAAACCTGCAGTACACAACTGGCACAGGAGTACTGAGAATCACTGCTAACTGTATGTCGATCTGCATAACAGTCTGGAAAAGGGCatcagcatctgctaaatgactcaaatgtaaatgtaggcaCTATTATGGTCGCAGTAAGTTGTTCAACAGGAGTTAAGACACTCTTAAAATCCAGAATTTATCTCGTTTTAACATTTAAAACAACTCCCTGAATGCATCTTATTCTTCCTTCAGGTGCATACCGGATGCCCAGAGCCCTCTCCCAAGCCCGGGCTCCCAACCCACCAGACATCCATGCCCTCCTCCCCCAGATGGAGGCCCCCTAGGCTGGGCTCGGCAGCGCCCAGAGAGATGCCTCACACCAACGCCACCCTTGAAGAAGAGGAGGACACAGTGACTGAcgtgaccccactgtccaccccCGACGTCAGCCCGGCCCAGTCCCTGGACCTCGGAGTGgggagggtggtggtggaggaggagggtgtggGGCCTGGGGGTGTGGGTGTCAGGCAGCAGCAgcatagagggacagaggggggcGCTCCCACTGGTAACCTCAGCAGCATaccccaggaggaggaggaggatgtagaaGAAGGTGAGGTGGGGGGAAGCGGGCTGAGGTGTGTGTGCGGGCGGGGGGGTCAGTCCTGGAGGACAGGATCTATCTGAGAAAGTGGCAGTTTACATatgtttttataaatattttaatTGACATGCAGATGCTCCATTTGTAACAAATCTGACGGCTAACTAACAAAATGTTTATCTGCTGCTTCCTCCTctgtcatctctccctcctctctctctgaagcCTTCCTCAGTCGCCTGGGGAGTGGCTTGGCCATCGACTGCCCCAGTGGAGGCAGGAACAGGAAGAATTACTCCTTTAGCAACGACGAGGTGCGGCAGATTGACCGGGAGAACCAGAGGCTACTGCGCCAGCTGTCGCGCCCCTCGCCCCATTCGCGACCGGGCAGTACAGGGGGCACCAGCACCACCAGTAGCTCCCGGAGGAGGTCCAACGGAGGAGGAGGGGGTCCGCCCCCTGTCCGCCTCTATCACAGCGCCCTCAACAGGCAGCGCGAGCAGCAGCGCATCGAGAAGGAGAACCTGGTGAGTGTTCTTCTCTTTTTGTGTGTGTAACTTATCATTTGTCATTTGGTGTTTGGCTTTATTGTTTCAAAGTTACATTGTGTTTATTGggatttttgtttatttcaagCTCAAATAAGTCAAGACTTGCTTTAAATTGGATGTACAttgccgtgaaaaagtatttgccccctttctgatttttctatattttttaagctcaaggtggcacaaccagttttTGAGTGTATGGAggaaattactttttcacacaggggcattgggtgttgcataactttgtttatgaaataaatgaaatagtTATGTAATTGTTGTTATTTGTTTACAcgggttccctttatctaatgttAGGATTTGGTTGAATATCTGATAACATTAGTATCAAACATATACAAcagtagagaaaattagaaagtGGGCAAATGAACTTGGCGCAAATGAACTTGTACGTTGCTGCAGCAAAGGCATTTTGAAAAAGTAACTCTTTACTGTCCAGAACTGTTCCATGTTATGTACAGACTAAAAGTTCTACGTCCTTAAATGAGGCCTTGCTGGCTAAACCCAAAGTCCCAAACAATCCTCCAAAGGACATTATTTCTGTGAATTGTCCAGAAAACATATGTAATGG encodes the following:
- the cfap97 gene encoding cilia- and flagella-associated protein 97 isoform X1 codes for the protein MYSPKELEGEVDHSFFDSDADCDSISKEQGKSERKREISSEARKKPDIQPESPQTERRSGTERSGGGTRDPSPAGVIFQPRTEEKGHGFEAEDRRSRSSSISSNKSESEVKNGSGAEEVSSIHSKSSSDIRTASSAEEQEEGADDDEDGYHQSQDESEEESGRPLGQRLIPGPNGTQHGIPKKPVRKLRHRSLSPSSTSSESETDESYSSGESCSSEPSHSVDMVHTGCPEPSPKPGLPTHQTSMPSSPRWRPPRLGSAAPREMPHTNATLEEEEDTVTDVTPLSTPDVSPAQSLDLGVGRVVVEEEGVGPGGVGVRQQQHRGTEGGAPTGNLSSIPQEEEEDVEEAFLSRLGSGLAIDCPSGGRNRKNYSFSNDEVRQIDRENQRLLRQLSRPSPHSRPGSTGGTSTTSSSRRRSNGGGGGPPPVRLYHSALNRQREQQRIEKENLAFLRRLESVRPTRGMKRAEQLADYQRQAGYLGIATSLSAMDRSPSKMERSSSRTLPGKSPRPGSTNHNHHSARASSAIATTSTPLPRHASMAASRAAWS
- the cfap97 gene encoding cilia- and flagella-associated protein 97 isoform X2, coding for MYSPKELEGEVDHSFFDSDADCDSISKEQGKSERKREISSEARKKPDIQPESPQTERRSGTERSGGGTRDPSPAGVIFQPRTEEKGHGFEAEDRRSRSSSISSNKSESEVKNGSGAEEVSSIHSKSSSDIRTASSAEEQEEGADDDEDGYHQSQDESEEESGRPLGQRLIPGPNGTQHGIPKKPVRKLRHRSLSPSSTSSESETDESYSSGESCSSEPSHSVDMVHTGCPEPSPKPGLPTHQTSMPSSPRWRPPRLGSAAPREMPHTNATLEEEEDTVTDVTPLSTPDVSPAQSLDLGVGRVVVEEEGVGPGGVGVRQQQHRGTEGGAPTGNLSSIPQEEEEDVEEAFLSRLGSGLAIDCPSGGRNRKNYSFSNDEVRQIDRENQRLLRQLSRPSPHSRPGSTGGTSTTSSSRRRSNGGGGGPPPVRLYHSALNRQREQQRIEKENLERAPGLAVPTTTTIVPGHHLPSLPPPHPYPGTPVWQRPGQPGPESCAQGGAPFPNSPTPSKFLPISQ